The nucleotide sequence ATCTGATTTTTCAATGCCATACTTGATCGCTTCTTTTAATGACGAATCCGACCCAAGCACCGTGATGTCCGTTCCATGCAAAGTGGTCACGATGCCGATATCGGACCCTGCCATGTCGCGCCCTAAAATGGCACAAACGGCATGGGGAATCGCATAATGCACATGCATCAGATCGAGCTGTTCATTTTTAATCACTTCCGCTATTTTCGTTGCCAAGGCAATGTCATACGGGGCATATTGAAACACCGAATAGCTGTTGACATCCACTTGGTGGCTAAAAATGTTCGGATACAGGCGGTTCAGACGAAAAGGCGTGCTGGATGTGATGAAATGGACTTCGTGCCCTTTTTCAGCCAGCATTTTGCCCAGTTCTGTCGCGATGATGCCGGATCCCCCCACCGTTGGATAACACGTGATGCCTATTTTCATTTTCCGCAAAGCGGTCACCTTACTTTCTGTCTTTACTTATTAAACGCCAGTCGATAAATCCTTCTTTTAGCCCTTTTAACAGCACTTCAGCCGTCCCCATATTCGTTGCCAGCGGCACACCGTACACATCGCACAGGCGGATCAAAGCCGACACATCCGGTTCATGGGGCTGGGCAGTCAACGGATCCCGGAAGAAAATGACCATATCCATTTCGTTCTGCGCAATCATTGCACCGATTTGCTGATCGCCGCCTAACGGACCCGATTGGAAGCGGATAACTTCAAGGCCGGTGCCGTCGATGACGCGCTGTCCGGTGGTCCCTGTAGCGTAAAGGGTATGTTCAGATAAAATTGGTTTATAGGCCGTCACAAACTGGATCAAATCGTCTTTTTTCCGGTCGTGTGCAATTAATGCGATTTTCATGTCACTATCCCCTTTACCCGATAATATGTTCAAGTCCGTAGATCAATTCCTCTTTTTCCATAACGGTGTTAATGGACAGCACGACTCCCGACATAAATGAGCCCCGGTTAAATGAGTCGTGGCGGATTGTCAGCAGCTGCCCTTCGCCCCCAAGAAGAACTTGCTGATGAGCGACAAGCCCCGGCAGGCGGACACTGTGGATGCGCATGCCATCGTAATTGGCTCCTCTTGCTCCTTGCAACGTTTCTTTTTCCTTTACATGCCCTTGTTCATGGACCGGACGATGCGCGGAAATCAAATGCGCCGTCTTCATTGCCGTGCCGGACGGTGCATCGAGTTTTTGGTCATGGTGCATTTCGATGATTTCGACATCGGGCAAATATTTAGCAGCCTGTTCGGCAAACTTCATCATCAATACCGCACCGACTGCAAAGTTCGGGGCAATGATGCAGCCCACTTTTGTTTCTTTTGCCAATTGCGTCAGCTCTTCAAGCTCTTCGTCCGAAAAGCCGGTTGTGCCCACGACGGGACGGATTTTCAATTCGATTGCGGTTTTCGTATGGGTGTAAACCGATTCCGGAGACGTCAAGTCCACCAGGACATCCGGATGGGTTTGTTCATGCAATTTGCCTAAATCGGTAAAAACGGGAACCGTGTAGCCCTCTGGAAACAAACCGGTTTCCGCTAAAGTGGCTCCGATTTCCTTATAATCCAAAGCGGCGACCAGTTCCATATCTGAATTCTTCATTACTGTATGTACGGCTTCCTGTCCCATTTTTCCTCTTGCCCCTGCAATTGCCACTCGAATTGTCATTCTGCCTCTTCCTTTCTGGTCCAGCGATTTTTATCTCTCGTGTTGAATTTCTCCATCACCCGGCCGTGGGCATGCGCCAAATCGATATCCAGCGAATTTGCCATACAAATCAAAACGAATAACAAATCGCCCATTTCGGCCTCGATTGTATTGGCATCTTCAGTCGCTTTCTTTTTCTTCGGCCCATACTCATGCATCACTTCACGCGATAATTCACCTAATTCTTCTGTCAGCCGGGCCATCAATTCCATCGGTGTAAAGTAGCCTTCTTTGAATTGGCCAATGTAGGCATCCACTTCCTGCTGCAGCTGTTTCATTGTTTTATCTCCGTTCATATCATCACACTCCTCATTTCATCGTAAAGAAAACTGGGGATGTTGTCAAAATCAATATTTTAGCTGATAATACAGAAGTTGAGTTTCACTTTATGGATAGGGGATGAACGACCGATGAAAGATCTGCAATTGAAAAATGTATTATTCATATTGCTGGGGGCTGCCATTTACAGTTTTGGCTTTGTCCACTTCAATATCCAGAATGAATTGGGTGAAGGCGGGTTCGCAGGCATTACGCTGATCTTATTCTTCCTATTTAATTGGGATCCCGCTTTAATGAACTTGTTATTAAACATTCCGCTGTTTTTTATCGGCTGGAAGCTGCTCGGCAAAAAAGTTTTCCTTTATACAATCATCGGGACCGTGGCAGTTTCAGTTTTCCTGAAAGTTTTTCTGGTTTATGAAATCCAAATCAATTTACATGAAGATTTGTTTTTGGCCACGCTTTTCGCCGGCGTTTTTGTTGGTGTTGGGCTCGGCATCATTTTCCGCTATGGCGGAACGACAGGAGGCGTGGATATCATTGCCCGCCTAGTCCAGAAATACAGCGGCTGGAGCATGGGGAAAACGATGTTCCTGTTTGACGCTTGTGTGATTGTGTTGTCCCGCCTGACATTCCTCGACAACCGTACGATGATGTACACACTCGTCGCTGTATTTGTCGGTGCACGGGTCATTGATTTTGTGCAGGAAGGCGCTTATTCAGGCCGAGGCGCCATGATCATCTCGAATTCCCAAGAAGAAATCGCCAGCCGCATTGCAAAAGAGATGGACCGGGGCATTACGATCCTCCGCGGCTATGGCCATTTTACGAAAGAAGAACGGGAAGTGCTGTACTGCGTCGTCGCGAAAAATGAAATCGTCCGTTTGAAGAACATCATCAACAGCGTCGACCCGCACGCATTCGTTTCCTTAATGGAAGTCCACGACGTTATGGGCGAAGGCTTTACGCTCGATGAGCAGAAACAGCCAATTGGCTAATTAGAAAAAAGAGACCTTCCGGCAACGCCTGCAGCAACGGGCTAACCGGAAGGTCCTTTTTATTTTCCATCTTGCACCTAGACATGGCTAACAAACAAAAAAGATTGCCCCTTGGCCACTGCTCAGTGGATTTCGGAACAATCTTTGTGTGGTTAAGACCGGTTCATGCTGGTGTAGATCAACAACAAGCGGGCCAGTTCAAGTACGGCAACAGCAGTTGCTGCAACATACGTCATGGCAGCTGCGCTTAATACTTTTTTCGCATCGCGTTCTTCCTCGTTGCGGATAATATTATTTGAAAGCAATTGGTCCATCGCGCGGCTCGAAGCGTTAAACTCCACCGGCAACGTAATCAACTGGAACAGAACCCCTGCAGCCAGTAAAATAATACCCACCAATAAAGCGCCGCTCCAAGCGGAAAACAACCCGATCATGATAAAGATCCAAGACATATTGGATGAAATGTTGACGACTGGCACCAGGCGATGGCGCAAGCGAAGGAATGAATAATCTTCCGCGTCCTGAATCGCGTGGCCGACTTCGTGTGCCGCTACCGCAGTACCGGCAACCGAGGCATCGTGGTAGTTATGGCTGCTCAGCGCCACCGTTTTAGTCAACGGGTTGTAATGGTCGCTTAGCATACCGCGGCTTTCAACCACTTTTACATCGTGCAAGCCATTGTTATCAAGAATGATGCGCGCAACTTGTGCTCCGGCAATACCGGACGTTGAACGGATTTTGGAATATTTGCCGTATGTCCGCTTTAATTTAAATTGAGCCCACATAGGAATAATCAGCAAAAGGATGAAATAGACAATAAAACTCATCTGGTTAACACACCTCTCTTTTCTGCTTCTCCCTATATTTTACTAGCTTTGGTCAGCTATGGTCAACTGATACGCTGTGTGGCTTGTTCATATGGACGACCACGTACGAAAACGCAATACAGGCAATTGACAGCCAGAAAGTGAAATAGCCGATTTGGGCAGTGTAAGCATCAAGGCTTCCGTAAATCGGCATTTGGCCAAACACATAGTCGATGACAACATCATGCAAGGTCCAAATGGCCGTAACGGCAGCTGCCAACCAGCCGAAGCGGTAATGGTCGATGTACAGCACCGCCTGCATCGCCATTGCAAAATGGGACACGACGAGCATCCAGCCCAGCCAGCCGATGGAACCGGTTTCTGCCAGTGTCAGCAAATTCATCACCACGGCCCATAATCCGTATTTAATCAAGGTGACAAACGCCAAAGCTTCAAATAAGGAACTTCTCTTGCCAATCAGCCAGAGTCCGAGGACAATCGTAAAAAATAAACTGGCTGTCGGACTGTCCGGTACAAAAATCAAAAACTTCGGTTCGGTTATTTTCAATTGCCAACCATACCATATGTATCCGTAAATCGTTCCGCCTAAGTTTATCAGAAAGACCAGGAGCAGGAATGGCCGGAACATCAGCCAGGCGGAAATCTTCTGTATAAAAGAAATCATTGCATTCTTCCTTTCAGATAGCAAAAAAGAGCCGGTTTCCCGGCTCTTTTTACAACTTTATTCTTCTCCGCCCAAACCTGCGATAAATTCAGTCATGACCTTAAGGTCTTCTTCTGAACCTTCCCAAGATGGTGGCATTACTTGCTGTCCGTCTTTTTCAATACCGTTTACAGCGATGTTCGCAATTTCTTCAGCGCTAAGTCCCGTGTTCGTAAGAGCCGGTCCAACAGCACCTTCTAAATTGTCGCCGTGGCAACTGATACAAGCGGCGCCTGAGTAAATTTCATACCCCGGGTCAGCTGTGTCAATTTCCACTTCTTCAACGATTTGCCCTTGTGCTTCAGCAGCTTCCCAGTCATGGTTCGCTACCGATTCCCATGTAAGGAAAATGATTGCTGCAACTGCAAGAATCATAAAGCCTGTAGGAAGCGGACGTTTTGAAGCCCGGCGTTCTGGACCTGGATCCAAGAACGGAGCAAGAGCCAATGCGCCAAATGCAAGACCTGGAACAATGATTGCACCGATTACGTTAAACGGCCCGGATGCGAATTGATATTTAAGCAATTGATATAAGAATAAGAAATACCAGTCTGGCAGTGGAATATAGCCTGTATCTGTCGGATCTGCCTTACCTTCTAGTGGTGAAGGATGGGCGACAGTCAATAGCAAGAAACCAATCAAGAAGACTGCACCAATCATCCATTCTTTCAAAAGGAAGTTTGGCCAGAAAGCTTCTGTCTTGCCAGGATATTCGGAGTAATCTTTGGGGATGTTCGGTTTACGATGCTGCAAACCTGGTACACGTGAATCCCCAACGAATTTCATCCCTTTTCCGCGATGCATAGTGTCCCCTCCTTAATAAATCCTTGTGGCCGCTAGTCTTATAGCGGGCCGGAAATACCTTGTCTTCTGATCATGATAAAATGCGCTGCAAGCAACCCAAGCAAAGCAGCTGGTAAGAAGAATACATGTATTGCGAAGAAACGCGTCAAAGTCTGTGCACCAAGGATTGTTGAATCCCCTGCAAGCAGAATTTTGATCGATTCACCGATAACCGGTACAGAAGCGGCAATTTCAATACCAACTTTTGTCGCAAACAATGCTTTCATGTCCCATGGAAGCAAGTAACCTGTGAAACTCAATCCTAGGATTACACCAAATAGCATAACTCCGACGATCCAGTTCAATTCACGAGGTTTCTTATAAGAACCTGTAAAGAATACACGTAGTGTATGAAGGAAAATCATTACCACTACAAGTGAAGCTCCCCAGTGGTGCATCCCACGCACAATTTCTCCAAAAGCAACTTCATTTTGAAGATAATAAACCGATTCCCAAGCATTTTCAATATCGGGTACATAATACATTGTTAAGAACATACCGGATAAGATCTGGATTACTGTGATGAAGAATGTTAATCCTCCGAAACAATAAACGAATGCTGAAAAGTGGTGTGCGGGGTTTACGTGTTCCGGTACTTCATGGTCAGCAATATCACGCCAGATTGGCGTAATATCTAAACGCTCATCAACCCAATCATATAACTTGTTTAGCACTGGTGTCGTACCCCCTAACTATTAAACTATTGTGTTTGCTTGTACTGCTCCGATCGCCAAGTAGCCATCTCTTTCTTCCACTTGATACTCATCAAGCGGCCCAAGAGGCGGTGTTCCGGCAATGTTCTGACCGTTCTTTTCGTAGCGGCCAGCGTGGCACGGACAGAAGAATTGGGTCGGGTGTTCCGGGTCAGCGGCCCAGTTCACTGTGCATCCTAAGTGTTTGCAGACTGGTGAAAGAGCGACAATTTTGTCCCCTTCTTTGTAAACCCAAGCTGAACTTGTTACTTCAGATGTATACCAAGCATCTACTTGCTCGTAAGCAAAGTCGACGCGTACTGGTTCTTCAGTTAAATCCGCAACTGCTTGGTCGGTCAAAATGTAATCCCCAGCATCATGCTGCTGAAGAATCGGGTCAACCGCGAAACGAACCATTGGCATCAGCATCCCTGCAGCCATAAATCCGCCTACTCCTGTTAAAGTGTAACCTAAAAATTGACGTCGTGATACACGATTATTACTCATCCTTTTCCCCCCTCTAACATTCAAGGTCAGTCCAATGGACATACTCAATTCAAATATAATTACTAGGACAACCTAATGATATATCAATCAAATGTTAAGGTCAATATCGCAGTGAAGCGATTGTGACAGTTTGTGAACATTTCATGAATGCTGTGACCACTCTGTAATAAATAGTGGAAGCACTTGCCGCAGCTGGTCTTCCATGACCGATTGCTTGAACGATTGATCCATGCTTTCCGTTGGAATGGCCGGCAGCCAGAGCACATTTTTCACTTCTTCAAGCGACCGCCATTCGGCGTCCGTCGTCAAATAAAAGACATGCTTGAACGCTGTAGGTTCCAGCTCGGCAGCTAGTTCAGAACCCAGTCTTGCACGGTCTGCACCTTTGGCATACGAGACCGGCGGGAATAATAATATGCGGCCTTTAAATTGTTTTTCCAATAAGTTTGCCAGTGATTGCAGATAATCGGAAGAACTGGCGCTTGATTTCATGGCAGCCGGATTTAAATCCAGTTGGACCAGCGGAATGACAGCCGTGTCCACATATTCTTTCTGCTGCAAGTACTGATCGATTTCTTTCCCCAAAAAATGCATAGTATTTATTCACTCTCCGTTTTCTTTAAAGTTTTGATGGACTGAAGCAATGCAGAAAGCTCGAAGAATTTCTCGCGGTCATTCGCATCGAGGGCTTCATCTATTTGTTTCAATAGCGTATCTTCCTGGAAAACAGTCAGGCTCTCATTCAATAGCTTTTCGGCCACCACGCGGTCTTCATCGGTAATTGTCGCATGCTTGGGCATATAAGGATTTTCTTCAAGCACCGATAAGTACAAAGCCGAAGGCGGCATGTTCGGGAAATTCAATTGAACAAACAAGTCTTCATCCGGATTTAAGCGCAAATCATGAAACGACTTTTCTGCATCTGCTGTCATCAAATTGCCTTTGTAGAAGCGAAATGGAATTTCCTTCGATTCGGTTGAGGACATGACCATGGCACGCGGGCAGTAATGCGCTTCTTCAACAAAATGAGTTTTCTCAAGCAAGTCTTCATTGCTCAACATATAGTTAAGAATCCAGATGCATTCTCTTCTTTTCATCTTGTGGGTCTGCAAAAACCAGCGGACAAACTGCTTTTTTTCTCCTACTGAAATATAAGCGGTCATGAAAATTCCTCCTTTCACTCAAACGATTGCTGCCAGTCAAACCAGTCAGGGTTTTCCGGCTCCAACACTTGAAGTTCTTTTATGATTTCGAGGGCTTTCTCTCGATTCCCTTCTTCAATCAAAAATCTTGCGTATTTTTCAAGAAAGTTCGAGTCATCTCGGAAAGCCGGATAGGCCTTTTCGAAATAAACTGCCGCTTTTTGGAATTGTTCAGTCCGCTCGTAGGCTTCGGCAAGCATAGGGTAAATTCCTGCCCAGTCGTCTTCATTGGCGACAACGCTTTCCGCCAGCTCCAGCAAATCTTCATCCATTTCTTCCGCATGGAAATAAGAAACCAGTGTATAGATGGCCTCCATGTATTCAGGGTCCAAAGCAATTGCTTGCCTTAACTGGTTGACTCCCTCTTCTGCCTTGCCAAGCTTCAATGCCAGTTTTCCGGCGAACAAATAAAGCTCTTTGTCAAACTCATCCCGCGTGATGCCTTCCAAGATGGCCGAATAAGCGGCTTCATAATCCTCAGCCATGTTCAGGCTTTGCGCACGGAGCAGATATGCCGAGAAATAATCCGGGTCGATGCCGATCAATTCGTTTAATCTGCGGACGGCCAATTCGTATTGGCGGGTCTGGAACGCCGCAAACGCCGCACCGTACAATACATCCGGCTGTATCTGGTCTTTCAGCACTTCCTCGTAATAAGGCAACGCTTCTTCATACGCTGCGCCTGCACTATAGACTTCTGCCAGCCGCTCGGAAAGATTGACTCCTTCTATGACGACTTGCTGTTCCTTTAAATCCTGATAGATTTTGGCAGATTCCAAGTAACGCCCCGAGTCGAGCAGCAGCTCCGCTTTTGCCTGATACAGCAGCGGCTCATCCGGCAGCAGCTCTATCGCTTCGTTTAAGCGGCTTTCTGCAGCTTCCAAAAGCCCTTGCAGCTGGAACAGGTCCGCCAGTGTAACAAGCACCTGAGGGTATAATTCGTCGTCTTTCGGAATTTCCATCAAGGTGTTGAGCGCTTCGTCTTCGCGGTCCACCTCAATCAGCAAATTGGCACGGTCGACTTTCAGCTGGGATTCTTCGGGAAATACATACTGCAGATGCTCCAGGACTTTAATCGCTTCTTCCACATAGCCGATATCCGCCAGCCACTCGGATAAATCGTATTGCTCATCCGGGTCGCCGTTCAATAAATACGGTTCCAGTAAGGCATTGACGGAATCCGGATCACCTTGTTCCACTGCTTGTTGAATGTCTTTTATGCTTGTCATGCTATCACCTATTCTTTCAGTTTCATACTTCCATCCTACACGAAAGTGTGTTCGAATCATAACAAAAAACCCCCCATACGGGGAGTTAATTGATCAACGAATTCATCTGTTCGACAAAATTTGGAAAGGAAACGGCGATGCAGTCGGGGTCGTCGATCTGCACTTCTCCGGTTGCCGCCAAAGCCGCAACTGCGGCCATCATGCCCAACCGGTGGTCTCCGTATGTTTTCATCTCCGCGCCGGTTAATGGGGTCGGCCCATTGATGATCATGCCGTCTTCAGTGGCTGTGATGTCCGCGCCCATTTTGGACAGTTCTGCTACAACAGCAGCAATTCTGTCTGTTTCTTTTACGCGCAGCTCTTCGGCATCTTTAATGACCGTAATGCCATGCGCTTGAGTCGCAATCAGGGCGATCAGCGGAATTTCATCAATCAGTCTTGGAATCAGGTCTCCGCCGATTTCAATGCCATCCAATTTGGAAGAACGGATGGTCAAGTCTGCTGAAGGCTCTCCTTCGACTGCTCTTTCCTTCAAGTCGAAATCCGCTCCCATTTGTGCAATGACGTCCAGGATTCCCGTACGCGTCGGATTGCTTCCAACATTCGTGAGAACCACTTCACTTTGCCCGGTAATCAATGCAGCGCCGATCATGAACGCCGCAGAAGAAATATCCCCCGGCACCTGGACATGGGCTGCTGTCAGTTTTTGGCCGCCTTCAAGCTCTATGGCCCCATTCCTTCTGGTAATCTCGGCACCAAAATGTTTGAGCATGATTTCCGTATGGTCTCGGGTCGCTACCGGTTCAGTGATCACCGTTTTGCCTTCCGCCTTTAACGCCGCCAGCAAAATCGCAGATTTCACTTGGGCACTTGCAACCGGGAGGGTGTAATTGATGGCCGAAAGTGTTGTCCCTTGGACTGCGAGCGGCGTAAATTGCCCGTCTTGCCGCCCCCGGATATCCGCGCCCATTTCGCGCAGAGGATTGATGATACGCTTCATTGGGCGCTTGGCGATCGATTCATCGCCTGCCATCACCGAGTGGAACGACGTGCCAGCAAGCAATCCGAGCATGAGGCGGGTAGTAGTTCCCGAATTTCCGGTATCGAGCACTTCAGACGGTTCCTGCCAGGACGCTTCGCCCCCGCTTGTAATCGTCACGGTCTTCCCTTCCAGTTCGATGCCGACACCCAATTTCCTGAAACAGCTGATTGTGCTCAAGCAGTCATCGCCAAGCAAAAAACCTTCCACCGTAGTGGTTCCGCTTGCCATCGCCCCGAACATAATCGCCCGGTGCGAAATGGATTTATCTCCTGGCACTTGAATTGTCCCTTTTAACGAAGGGTTTGAATAAGATAAAGTCAAAGTCATGACATGGCCTTCCTTTCAGGAAATATACGTATCGTACGCTGTTCTTTTGCTGATGCATTCTTTAGCCCGTTCGCGGTCTTCGGGTGTCTGGAAACTGATGACCAAAATTCCAAAAACGTCTTCACGGGTTTCCAAAATGCGCAGATTGACAATGCTGATTTGCTCTTCAGCCAAATAGCCGGTCAATTCGGAAATGCTTCCGGGAACATCCGGGATGTCGATGTATAAATCGTAGACGCTGTACATTGCCCCGTAGCCTGCAATCGGCAGTTCATCCCGCACCGATTTGGCGCGCTGGAAATACTCCTGGATCGGTTCCGGTTCATTCCGGACCAACAAGTCCCGGAGCTGCTCCATTTCATCCATCCAGTTGCTCAATTGCTGGACAATCATGCCGTTGTTCTGCGTAGTGATATCCCGCCACATTTCCGGATTGGACGAGGCAATTCGCGTGATATCCCGGAAACCGCCGGCTGCCAGCTGGCGCGCAAATGGGTACTCTTCTTCTTTAGCCAATTGGTGGACGAGCGACGCCGCAATCAAATGCGGAAAATGGCTGACAATAGCCGTCATATAATCATGTTCATCCGCTTTCAGCACTTCCACTTTCGCTTTTGTCACCGACAAAAGTTCTTTCAAAAAAGCGATGCTTTCTTCGCTGGTGTTCTCCAATGGCGTCAAAATATAGAAGGCATTTTCAAACAGCACTTCTTTTGCCGCTTCAACGCCGCTTTTGTGCGAACCCACCATCGGATGCCCGCCAATAAAAGCACGGTCCAATCCTTTGGCGGCTTCCATGATCTGGTGTTTTGTGCTGCCGGTATCTGTTAAGATGACCTCTTTTTTTAAATCCCAAAACTTGCTTTGCTCCATTAACTTGACGGTTGTGCCGACCGGAGTAGCAAAAACGATGACATCCGCTTCTGCGGCTGCCCTTTTAAGCGACGGAGGTGAGCTATGTATGATTCCCATTTTAAAAGCTTTTCTGGCTGTATGCGGGTCCGCGTCATAACCTGCCACGTGGACACCTTCGTGCCGCTGCAGTGCCTTTGCCAGGGACCCGCCAATCAAGCCAAGCCCGATAATCAGCACTTGAGCGTTCATAGCATCTTCGCCTCAGTGTTCCGAACCAGATCCGGACGCAGTTTTATAGCATCGTTCAAATAGATATGCTGAATTTCCTTTTGGGCTACATTGGTATTGACATGCATCATCACACGGATGCACAGCGGCAAACTGCCTGGTACATCCATTTCGTGCGTGCACATGACCGGTACATATGTCCAATCCTCAAGTGTCCGCACTGCTTTTGCCGGAAAAGCAGAAGCGATGTCTGTAGTCGTGGAGATGATAACCGATGCCACATCATCCGGTTCGATCCCGTTTTCCTTTGCCATTTCCAAAACAAGCCGGCTTGTTTCACGCAAAATTTCTTCCGGCTGATCAGCTCCAACTGTAATAGCCCCTCTAACTCCTCGGATCATTTCAACATCCCTCCTATTTTTTCACGCAATTGTCCATATGCCGTTTCCGCTGCTGCTTCATCAATCGTTTTCATATAAGGTTGTCCTGTTGTTTCCAACATTACAAAATTCAATGAGCCTTTGGATGATTTTTTGTCTTTTTTCATAAAGCCGACTACATCTTCAAATGAAATCTCCAAAATTTTCTCCAACGGATACCCGTTCACTTGGCACCAAGAAAGGAATTCTTCCGTGTGTGGATGTGCAGAGAGCGTTAAAGCATAAGCCATCCCCAGAGCGACGGCTTCCCCGTGGGTGATTTTCCCGTATCCAAGATGCGCTTCGACGGCGTGGGCCAAAGTATGGCCGAAGTTCAGATATTTTCTGACTCCGCCTTCAAATTCATCTTCTTCTACGATGGCAGCTTTTACTGCAATCCCCCGTTCCAAGTGAAACATCCAATCTTCATCCGTTAGTTCATTAAACGACTGGATTTTCAGCAATTCACCTAACCACGCTTCATTGGAAATGAACGCATGCTTGATCACTTCCGCCATGCCGGAGCGCACTTCCTGCTCGGGCAATGTTTTTAGGAACTGGATATTATAGAGCACTGCCGCCGGCTGGTAAAATGTGCCGATCATATTTTTTCCAAGTTCATGGTTGATGGCCGTTTTGCCGCCGACTGCGCTGTCGTGTGCAAGAATCGTCGTTGGAATCTGGATATAAGGTATGCCTCTCATAAAAGTCGACGCTACAAATCCAGCCACGTCTCCGGTTGCGCCTCCGCCGAAAGCCAGCAGAAGCGATTTCCGGGAACAGCCTTCCTTCAACAAAAAGCTATGGCAATCCATAAACGTCTGGACGGATTTTGCCTGTTCACCGGAAGGAATCAAAAACACGATGGCTTCATAAGGGTGCAAATGGGACAGCAGCGAATCCAGATGAAGTCCTGCAACTTTCTCATCCGCTAAAATGACGACGCGGTCAGCAGCATCCAATAATTCGCGGTATGCGTCCGTAAACAGTTTGAAAACGTCTTGACCGATATGGACCATGTACGGGTGATCGGCTTCAACTCGAAGTGCTTTCATATTTAGAACTCCTTTATGTAATTTAAGTAGTTCTGCAGATTTTCTTTCAGGCGCGGCATTTGGTCGGCGTCAAATTGTTCAAGCAAGGCATTCGCCACTTCCCACGCCACGACATGTTCGGCAACGATGGATGCTGCAGGAACTGCACAGCTGTCCGAGCGTTCGATGCTCGCCTGGAAAGGTTCTTTCGATTCAATGTCCACACTTTGAAGCGGTTTATACAATGTCGGAATCGGTTTCATGACGCCGCGGACGATAATTGGCATACCGGTTGTCATACCGCCTTCAAATCCGCCCAAATTATTCGTTTTGCGCGTATAGCCTGCGCCTTCTGCCCACTGGATCTCATCGTGCACTTCGCTGCCCGGTTTTCTGGCCATTTCAAAACCAAGGCCGAACTCCACACCTTTAAACGCATTGATGCTCATGACAGCAGCCGCTA is from Planococcus liqunii and encodes:
- a CDS encoding ReoY family proteolytic degradation factor, with the translated sequence MTAYISVGEKKQFVRWFLQTHKMKRRECIWILNYMLSNEDLLEKTHFVEEAHYCPRAMVMSSTESKEIPFRFYKGNLMTADAEKSFHDLRLNPDEDLFVQLNFPNMPPSALYLSVLEENPYMPKHATITDEDRVVAEKLLNESLTVFQEDTLLKQIDEALDANDREKFFELSALLQSIKTLKKTESE
- a CDS encoding tetratricopeptide repeat protein, yielding MTSIKDIQQAVEQGDPDSVNALLEPYLLNGDPDEQYDLSEWLADIGYVEEAIKVLEHLQYVFPEESQLKVDRANLLIEVDREDEALNTLMEIPKDDELYPQVLVTLADLFQLQGLLEAAESRLNEAIELLPDEPLLYQAKAELLLDSGRYLESAKIYQDLKEQQVVIEGVNLSERLAEVYSAGAAYEEALPYYEEVLKDQIQPDVLYGAAFAAFQTRQYELAVRRLNELIGIDPDYFSAYLLRAQSLNMAEDYEAAYSAILEGITRDEFDKELYLFAGKLALKLGKAEEGVNQLRQAIALDPEYMEAIYTLVSYFHAEEMDEDLLELAESVVANEDDWAGIYPMLAEAYERTEQFQKAAVYFEKAYPAFRDDSNFLEKYARFLIEEGNREKALEIIKELQVLEPENPDWFDWQQSFE
- the aroA gene encoding 3-phosphoshikimate 1-carboxyvinyltransferase, which codes for MTLTLSYSNPSLKGTIQVPGDKSISHRAIMFGAMASGTTTVEGFLLGDDCLSTISCFRKLGVGIELEGKTVTITSGGEASWQEPSEVLDTGNSGTTTRLMLGLLAGTSFHSVMAGDESIAKRPMKRIINPLREMGADIRGRQDGQFTPLAVQGTTLSAINYTLPVASAQVKSAILLAALKAEGKTVITEPVATRDHTEIMLKHFGAEITRRNGAIELEGGQKLTAAHVQVPGDISSAAFMIGAALITGQSEVVLTNVGSNPTRTGILDVIAQMGADFDLKERAVEGEPSADLTIRSSKLDGIEIGGDLIPRLIDEIPLIALIATQAHGITVIKDAEELRVKETDRIAAVVAELSKMGADITATEDGMIINGPTPLTGAEMKTYGDHRLGMMAAVAALAATGEVQIDDPDCIAVSFPNFVEQMNSLIN
- a CDS encoding prephenate dehydrogenase; translation: MNAQVLIIGLGLIGGSLAKALQRHEGVHVAGYDADPHTARKAFKMGIIHSSPPSLKRAAAEADVIVFATPVGTTVKLMEQSKFWDLKKEVILTDTGSTKHQIMEAAKGLDRAFIGGHPMVGSHKSGVEAAKEVLFENAFYILTPLENTSEESIAFLKELLSVTKAKVEVLKADEHDYMTAIVSHFPHLIAASLVHQLAKEEEYPFARQLAAGGFRDITRIASSNPEMWRDITTQNNGMIVQQLSNWMDEMEQLRDLLVRNEPEPIQEYFQRAKSVRDELPIAGYGAMYSVYDLYIDIPDVPGSISELTGYLAEEQISIVNLRILETREDVFGILVISFQTPEDRERAKECISKRTAYDTYIS
- the aroH gene encoding chorismate mutase, with amino-acid sequence MIRGVRGAITVGADQPEEILRETSRLVLEMAKENGIEPDDVASVIISTTTDIASAFPAKAVRTLEDWTYVPVMCTHEMDVPGSLPLCIRVMMHVNTNVAQKEIQHIYLNDAIKLRPDLVRNTEAKML
- the aroB gene encoding 3-dehydroquinate synthase, with the protein product MKALRVEADHPYMVHIGQDVFKLFTDAYRELLDAADRVVILADEKVAGLHLDSLLSHLHPYEAIVFLIPSGEQAKSVQTFMDCHSFLLKEGCSRKSLLLAFGGGATGDVAGFVASTFMRGIPYIQIPTTILAHDSAVGGKTAINHELGKNMIGTFYQPAAVLYNIQFLKTLPEQEVRSGMAEVIKHAFISNEAWLGELLKIQSFNELTDEDWMFHLERGIAVKAAIVEEDEFEGGVRKYLNFGHTLAHAVEAHLGYGKITHGEAVALGMAYALTLSAHPHTEEFLSWCQVNGYPLEKILEISFEDVVGFMKKDKKSSKGSLNFVMLETTGQPYMKTIDEAAAETAYGQLREKIGGMLK